The following proteins come from a genomic window of Pseudomonas cichorii:
- a CDS encoding BolA family protein, translating into MQAVEVKSFLEGKLPEIQVEVEGQGCNFQLNIISDEMASLSPVKRQQNIYAHLNPWIADGSIHAVTMKFFSRAAWAERT; encoded by the coding sequence ATGCAGGCTGTAGAAGTTAAGAGCTTCCTTGAAGGAAAGCTGCCCGAAATCCAGGTGGAAGTTGAAGGCCAAGGCTGCAATTTCCAGCTGAATATCATCAGTGACGAGATGGCCAGCCTGAGCCCCGTCAAGCGTCAGCAAAACATCTATGCCCATTTGAACCCTTGGATTGCCGATGGCAGCATCCACGCGGTCACTATGAAATTTTTCAGCCGCGCTGCCTGGGCCGAGCGCACCTGA
- a CDS encoding STAS domain-containing protein — translation MSESAVRFGSPGQLQLTGVLDYRSGPQLRKQGAALIKSSDAPNLILDCSGVVKSSSVGLALLLAFMRDASDAGKSVSVQSLPEDMREIARVSGLSELLDIH, via the coding sequence ATGAGTGAGTCTGCCGTACGCTTTGGTTCGCCGGGGCAATTGCAGCTGACGGGCGTGCTGGATTACCGTAGCGGGCCGCAACTGCGCAAGCAGGGCGCGGCCCTCATCAAGTCCAGCGATGCACCGAACCTGATTCTGGACTGCTCCGGCGTGGTGAAGTCCAGCAGCGTAGGGCTGGCCCTGTTGCTGGCGTTCATGCGTGACGCCAGTGATGCGGGGAAGTCGGTCAGCGTGCAGTCATTGCCCGAGGATATGCGGGAAATTGCCCGTGTATCCGGCTTGAGCGAGCTTTTGGATATTCATTAA
- a CDS encoding MlaC/ttg2D family ABC transporter substrate-binding protein, whose protein sequence is MISILRRGLLVLLAVLPMMANAAATPSAHDLVDRTTKELLSDLASNKEQYKSNPSAFYDALNRIVGPVVDADGISRSIMTVKYSRKATPEQMQRFQENFKRSLMQFYGNALLEYNNQGIIVSPAKDEGADRTSVDMQVKGNNGAVYPVSYTLEKINGEWKVRNVIINGINIGKLFRDQFADAMQRNGNDLDKTIDGWAGEVAKAKEVTTEAAQKSAQ, encoded by the coding sequence ATGATCTCTATCCTGCGCCGTGGTCTGCTGGTGTTGCTGGCCGTGCTGCCGATGATGGCAAATGCGGCGGCAACTCCGTCCGCTCATGACCTGGTAGATCGCACCACCAAGGAGTTGCTGAGCGATCTGGCCAGCAACAAAGAGCAGTACAAATCCAATCCGAGCGCGTTCTACGATGCCTTGAACCGTATCGTTGGCCCGGTAGTGGATGCTGACGGCATTTCCAGAAGCATCATGACCGTCAAGTACTCGCGCAAGGCTACACCTGAGCAGATGCAGCGTTTCCAGGAAAACTTCAAGCGCAGCCTGATGCAGTTCTATGGCAATGCGCTGCTGGAATACAACAACCAGGGCATCATCGTTTCTCCTGCCAAGGATGAGGGTGCTGATCGCACCAGCGTCGATATGCAGGTCAAAGGCAACAACGGCGCGGTTTATCCGGTTTCCTACACCCTTGAGAAAATCAACGGTGAGTGGAAAGTACGTAACGTGATCATCAATGGCATCAACATCGGCAAGCTGTTCCGTGACCAGTTCGCCGATGCCATGCAGCGTAATGGCAACGACCTGGACAAGACCATCGATGGCTGGGCGGGTGAAGTCGCCAAGGCCAAGGAAGTGACGACCGAAGCTGCGCAGAAGTCTGCGCAATGA
- the mlaD gene encoding outer membrane lipid asymmetry maintenance protein MlaD, producing the protein MQNRAIETGVGLFLLAGILALLLLALRVSGLSASATNDSYKLYAYFDNIAGLTVRAKVSMAGVPIGRVTAIDLDRDTFTGRVTLEIQKKVDNLPSDSTASILTSGLLGEKYIGISVGGDQSLLKDGSTIHDTQSSLVLEDLIGKFLLNTVSKEAK; encoded by the coding sequence ATGCAAAACCGTGCAATCGAAACCGGTGTCGGCCTGTTCCTGCTGGCCGGGATACTGGCTTTGCTATTGCTCGCCCTGCGTGTCAGCGGCTTGAGCGCCAGTGCGACCAATGACAGTTATAAACTTTACGCATACTTCGACAATATCGCCGGTTTGACTGTCAGAGCCAAGGTGAGCATGGCGGGTGTGCCGATCGGCCGGGTAACGGCAATCGATCTGGATCGTGACACCTTTACCGGTCGTGTAACGCTGGAGATCCAGAAAAAGGTGGATAACCTGCCTTCTGACTCCACCGCTTCGATCCTGACTTCCGGCTTGCTCGGTGAAAAATACATTGGTATCAGCGTGGGCGGTGACCAGTCCCTGCTCAAGGACGGCAGCACGATCCATGACACGCAGTCATCGCTTGTGCTGGAAGACCTGATCGGGAAATTCCTGCTCAATACCGTGAGTAAAGAAGCCAAATGA
- the mlaE gene encoding lipid asymmetry maintenance ABC transporter permease subunit MlaE: MRNKSLLDRIRLFGRSAIDTVAVLGRSGIFLGHALLGRGGIGGGFSLLIKQLYSVGVMSLVIIVVSGIFIGMVLALQGFSILARYGSEQAVGQMVALTLLRELGPVVTALLFAGRAGSALTAEIGNMKSTEQLSSLEMIGVDPLKYIIAPRLWAGFISLPLLAIIFSVVGIWGGSWVAIDWLGVYEGSFWSNMQSSVSFTSDVLNGVIKSVVFAFVVTWIAVFQGYDCEPTSEGISRATTKTVVYASLAVLGLDFILTALMFGDF, encoded by the coding sequence ATGCGCAATAAGTCATTGCTGGACCGTATTCGCCTGTTCGGGCGTTCGGCCATTGATACCGTTGCAGTGCTGGGGCGATCCGGCATCTTTCTGGGCCATGCCTTGCTGGGGCGTGGCGGGATCGGCGGCGGTTTTTCGCTGTTGATCAAGCAGTTGTACTCGGTGGGCGTGATGTCTCTGGTCATCATCGTCGTGTCGGGCATTTTCATCGGCATGGTACTGGCCCTTCAGGGTTTCAGTATCCTGGCCAGATACGGTTCGGAGCAGGCCGTGGGCCAGATGGTCGCATTGACCCTGCTGCGCGAGTTGGGCCCCGTGGTGACAGCGCTGCTGTTTGCCGGGCGTGCCGGTTCCGCACTGACGGCGGAAATCGGCAACATGAAGTCCACCGAGCAGTTGTCCAGCCTTGAAATGATCGGTGTCGACCCTCTCAAGTACATCATTGCACCACGCCTGTGGGCCGGGTTCATTTCCCTGCCGCTGCTGGCGATCATTTTCAGTGTGGTCGGAATCTGGGGCGGCTCGTGGGTCGCAATCGACTGGCTGGGTGTCTATGAAGGCTCCTTCTGGTCGAACATGCAGAGTAGCGTTTCCTTCACCAGTGATGTGCTCAATGGTGTTATCAAAAGTGTCGTCTTTGCCTTCGTGGTGACCTGGATCGCTGTTTTCCAGGGCTATGACTGTGAACCTACTTCCGAAGGGATCAGCCGCGCCACGACCAAAACGGTTGTATATGCCTCACTGGCAGTGTTGGGCCTCGACTTTATTCTGACCGCCTTGATGTTTGGAGATTTCTGA
- a CDS encoding ATP-binding cassette domain-containing protein, with translation MSADDAYAVDLKGVSFKRGTRSIFTDVDIRIPKGKVTGIMGPSGCGKTTLLRLMGAQLRPSSGEVWVNGQNLPELSRSDLFDARKNMGVLFQSGALFTDLDVFENVAFPLRVHTQLPEEMIRDIVLLKLQAVGLRGALELMPDELSGGMKRRVALARAIALDPQILMYDEPFVGQDPIAMGVLVRLIRLLNDALGITSIVVSHDLSETASIADYLYVVGDGQVLGQGTPQELMSSDNPRIRQFMTGEPDGPVPFHYPAPDFREDLLGKR, from the coding sequence ATGAGCGCCGATGACGCCTACGCGGTCGATTTGAAAGGAGTGTCCTTCAAACGCGGCACGCGCAGCATATTCACTGATGTCGATATTCGTATTCCCAAGGGGAAGGTCACCGGGATCATGGGGCCGTCCGGCTGTGGCAAGACGACCTTGCTTCGGCTCATGGGAGCGCAATTGCGGCCAAGTTCGGGCGAGGTCTGGGTCAATGGCCAGAACCTGCCCGAGCTGTCACGCAGCGACCTGTTCGATGCGCGCAAGAACATGGGGGTCCTGTTCCAGAGCGGCGCCTTGTTCACCGATCTCGATGTTTTCGAGAACGTCGCCTTTCCCTTGCGCGTTCACACCCAGTTGCCGGAAGAGATGATCCGCGACATTGTCCTGCTCAAGTTGCAGGCAGTGGGCTTGCGCGGCGCGCTCGAGCTGATGCCCGACGAGTTGTCCGGTGGCATGAAGCGTCGTGTGGCGCTTGCCCGTGCTATCGCTCTCGATCCGCAGATTCTCATGTACGACGAACCCTTTGTCGGGCAGGACCCGATAGCCATGGGGGTTCTGGTGCGTCTGATCCGCTTGCTCAACGATGCGCTAGGGATCACCAGTATCGTGGTGTCTCATGATCTTTCCGAGACAGCAAGTATCGCGGACTACCTTTACGTCGTCGGAGACGGACAGGTGTTGGGGCAGGGTACGCCGCAGGAACTGATGTCCTCGGATAATCCGCGCATTCGTCAGTTCATGACCGGCGAGCCGGATGGCCCCGTTCCGTTTCACTATCCGGCACCGGATTTTCGTGAAGATCTTTTGGGGAAGCGCTGA
- a CDS encoding KpsF/GutQ family sugar-phosphate isomerase, whose product MTRSSDLTQSAQRTIRLEMEAIQGLLGHLDADFVRACEMILASKGRVVVVGMGKSGHIGRKIAATLASTGTTSYFVHPAEASHGDMGMITRDDIILALSNSGTTNEIVTLLPLIKRLGIKMISLTGNPASVMAKAADVNLNVQVEHEACPLNLAPTSSTTAALVMGDALAVALLEARGFTAEDFAFSHPGGALGRRLLLKVENIMHTGDALPKVQRGTPLRDALLEMTRKGLGMTAIVDADGKLAGIFTDGDLRRTLDRPIDIRETTIDEVMTLHGKTARAEMLAAEALKIMEDHKIGALIVVDADDRPTGAFNLQDLLRAGVM is encoded by the coding sequence ATGACCCGATCCAGCGACCTGACTCAATCCGCGCAACGAACCATCCGCCTCGAAATGGAAGCCATACAAGGCTTGCTCGGCCATCTCGATGCCGATTTCGTGCGCGCGTGCGAAATGATTCTGGCCAGCAAGGGACGCGTCGTAGTGGTCGGCATGGGCAAGTCCGGACACATCGGCAGAAAGATCGCCGCGACCCTGGCCAGCACCGGCACGACCTCTTATTTCGTGCATCCCGCCGAAGCCAGCCATGGCGACATGGGCATGATTACCCGCGACGACATCATTCTGGCCCTGTCCAACTCCGGCACGACCAATGAAATCGTTACCCTGCTGCCACTGATCAAGCGTCTGGGCATCAAGATGATCAGCCTGACGGGCAACCCGGCCTCAGTCATGGCCAAGGCGGCCGACGTCAACCTCAACGTCCAGGTGGAACACGAAGCCTGCCCGCTGAACCTGGCACCCACGTCTTCGACTACCGCCGCCCTGGTCATGGGCGACGCCCTGGCTGTTGCCTTGCTCGAGGCGCGCGGCTTTACCGCAGAAGATTTCGCGTTCTCGCACCCCGGCGGCGCACTGGGCCGACGCCTGCTGCTCAAAGTCGAGAACATCATGCACACTGGCGACGCCCTGCCCAAGGTTCAGCGCGGCACCCCGCTACGCGATGCACTGCTGGAAATGACCCGCAAGGGCCTGGGCATGACCGCAATCGTCGACGCCGACGGCAAGCTGGCCGGGATCTTCACCGATGGCGACCTGCGCCGCACCCTGGATCGCCCGATCGACATTCGCGAAACCACTATAGATGAAGTCATGACCCTTCATGGCAAGACGGCCCGCGCAGAGATGCTCGCCGCCGAAGCCCTGAAAATCATGGAAGATCACAAGATCGGCGCGCTGATCGTCGTCGACGCCGATGACCGCCCGACCGGCGCCTTCAACCTGCAGGACCTGCTGCGAGCGGGTGTCATGTAA
- the lptC gene encoding LPS export ABC transporter periplasmic protein LptC: protein MFSKKIRTILTFGVLALLLAAVGYWNISPESFMDQPVAATDDTAIDYYAINAHSVQYLPDGKMQYDMTADKVEHVKATDITLLTKPDLHMYRGTLFPWHVQSERGEVSPGGTEVELIDSVRVARTDEKQRTTIITSSRMTVFPQKQYAQTEQVVRIDAAGGVTTAKGMKAYLNDGRMDLLSNVRGQYESR, encoded by the coding sequence ATGTTCAGTAAGAAAATACGCACGATTCTGACTTTCGGGGTGCTGGCACTGCTGCTTGCTGCAGTCGGCTACTGGAACATCAGCCCGGAAAGCTTCATGGATCAGCCTGTCGCCGCCACCGACGACACCGCCATCGACTATTACGCCATCAATGCCCATAGCGTGCAGTACCTGCCCGACGGCAAGATGCAATACGACATGACTGCCGACAAGGTCGAACACGTCAAGGCAACGGACATCACCCTGCTGACCAAACCCGACCTGCACATGTACCGCGGCACCCTGTTCCCGTGGCACGTACAGAGCGAGCGTGGCGAAGTTTCGCCGGGCGGCACCGAAGTTGAACTGATCGACTCCGTACGTGTTGCACGTACCGATGAAAAGCAGCGTACGACTATCATTACCAGCAGTCGTATGACCGTATTCCCACAGAAGCAATATGCGCAGACCGAGCAAGTGGTTAGAATCGACGCCGCTGGCGGTGTAACGACAGCCAAGGGAATGAAAGCGTATTTGAACGACGGCAGGATGGACCTGCTGTCCAACGTAAGAGGACAGTATGAGTCTCGTTAA
- the lptA gene encoding lipopolysaccharide transport periplasmic protein LptA: MSLVKTLPFLLGLGAALGSASAWSLPTDRDQPIHIQSDDAQLDDKKGVATYKGNVIITQGSMKITGNTVTITRNAQGEVDVFTSVGNLAYYEQKPSVDKPIVQAYGVTIQYYAAQDRIVLIDKAKVINDGNTSEGEKIVYDTVKQVVTAGRANGGAKVTAPRPRIDMVIQPKKKTEQQKAQ; encoded by the coding sequence ATGAGTCTCGTTAAAACTCTTCCTTTTTTGCTCGGCCTGGGCGCAGCACTGGGAAGCGCGAGCGCCTGGTCCCTGCCAACCGACCGCGATCAGCCGATTCACATCCAGTCTGACGATGCGCAGCTCGATGACAAGAAAGGCGTTGCCACCTACAAGGGCAACGTGATCATCACTCAGGGTTCGATGAAGATCACCGGTAATACCGTGACCATCACTCGTAACGCACAGGGCGAAGTCGACGTATTCACCTCCGTCGGCAACCTGGCCTATTACGAGCAGAAACCCTCGGTAGACAAGCCGATCGTGCAGGCCTATGGCGTCACCATCCAGTATTACGCGGCACAGGATCGCATCGTACTGATCGACAAGGCCAAGGTCATCAACGATGGCAACACCTCCGAAGGCGAGAAGATCGTCTATGACACCGTGAAGCAGGTCGTCACCGCAGGCCGAGCCAATGGCGGCGCCAAAGTGACTGCACCGCGCCCACGGATCGACATGGTCATCCAGCCTAAAAAGAAAACCGAACAGCAGAAGGCCCAGTAA
- the lptB gene encoding LPS export ABC transporter ATP-binding protein, protein MATLKAQHLAKSYKSRQVVRDVSLSIDSGQIVGLLGPNGAGKTTCFYMIVGLVQADQGRVLIDDLDVSHQPMHGRARAGIGYLPQEASIFRKLSVADNIMAILETRKELDSAARRKELESLLQEFHITHIRDNLGMSLSGGERRRVEIARALATAPKFILLDEPFAGVDPISVGDIKQIIHHLKAKGIGVLITDHNVRETLDICETAYIVNDGQLIAEGDSETILANQLVKEVYLGHEFRL, encoded by the coding sequence ATGGCGACGCTTAAAGCCCAGCACCTGGCTAAAAGCTACAAGAGTCGTCAGGTCGTACGCGACGTAAGCCTGTCCATCGACAGCGGTCAGATCGTAGGCTTGCTCGGCCCCAACGGCGCCGGCAAGACGACCTGCTTCTACATGATCGTCGGTCTGGTACAGGCCGATCAGGGCCGCGTCCTGATTGATGACCTCGATGTCAGCCACCAGCCGATGCACGGCCGCGCCCGCGCAGGTATTGGCTATCTGCCTCAGGAAGCCTCGATCTTCCGCAAGCTGTCCGTAGCCGACAACATCATGGCCATCCTCGAAACCCGCAAGGAACTCGACTCAGCCGCTCGTCGCAAGGAGCTGGAAAGCCTGCTTCAGGAATTCCACATTACCCACATCCGCGACAACCTGGGCATGAGCCTTTCGGGTGGTGAGCGCCGCCGCGTGGAAATTGCCCGGGCACTGGCCACCGCACCCAAGTTCATCCTGCTCGACGAGCCTTTCGCAGGCGTAGACCCCATCTCGGTGGGCGATATCAAACAAATCATTCATCACCTCAAAGCCAAGGGCATCGGCGTGCTGATCACCGATCACAACGTGCGCGAAACCCTGGATATCTGCGAAACCGCCTACATCGTGAACGACGGGCAATTGATTGCCGAAGGCGACTCGGAAACCATTCTGGCCAACCAACTGGTGAAAGAGGTCTACCTCGGCCACGAGTTCCGCCTGTAG
- a CDS encoding RNA polymerase factor sigma-54, translating to MKPSLVLRMGQQLTMTPQLQQAIRLLQLSTLDLQQEIQEALESNPMLERQEEGEDFDNSDPLADNIEQKPNTEIQEPSYQESAPTVDNLEEGEWNERIPNELPVDTAWEDVYQTSASSLPSNDDDEWDFTTRTSAGESLQSHLLWQLNVAPMSDKDRLIAVTLIDCINNQGYLDETLEEIVEAFDPELDIELDEIEAVLHRIQQFEPAGIGARNLSECLLLQLRQLPAKTRWLSEAQRLVTDYIDLLGSRDYTQLMRRMKLKEDELRQVIELVQSLNPRPGSQIESTEAEYVVPDVIVRKDNERWLVELNQESVPRLRVNPQYAGFVRRADTSADNTFMRNQLQEARWFIKSLQSRNETLMKVATQIVEHQRGFLEYGDEAMKPLVLHDIAEAVGMHESTISRVTTQKFMHTPRGIYELKYFFSSHVSTSEGGECSSTAIRAIIKKLVAAENQKKPLSDSKIAGLLEAQGIQVARRTVAKYRESLGIAPSSERKRLM from the coding sequence ATGAAACCATCGCTAGTCTTGAGAATGGGCCAGCAGCTGACGATGACACCGCAGCTGCAACAGGCTATCCGCTTGCTCCAGTTATCGACCCTGGACCTCCAGCAAGAGATTCAGGAAGCACTGGAATCCAATCCTATGCTGGAACGCCAGGAGGAAGGCGAGGACTTCGACAACTCCGACCCTCTGGCCGACAACATTGAGCAAAAGCCCAATACCGAGATCCAGGAGCCCAGCTATCAGGAATCCGCACCCACTGTGGACAACCTGGAAGAGGGCGAATGGAACGAGCGCATTCCAAACGAATTGCCCGTCGATACCGCCTGGGAAGATGTCTACCAGACCAGCGCCAGCAGCCTGCCCAGCAACGATGACGACGAATGGGACTTCACCACCCGCACGTCCGCGGGCGAAAGCCTGCAGAGCCATCTGCTGTGGCAATTGAACGTGGCGCCGATGTCCGACAAGGACCGGCTGATTGCCGTCACCCTGATCGACTGCATCAATAACCAGGGCTATCTCGACGAAACCCTCGAAGAAATCGTCGAAGCCTTCGATCCCGAACTGGATATCGAACTCGACGAGATCGAAGCCGTTCTGCACCGTATCCAGCAATTCGAGCCTGCCGGTATCGGCGCCCGCAACCTGAGCGAATGCCTGCTGCTGCAATTGCGCCAGCTACCGGCCAAGACCCGCTGGCTGAGCGAAGCCCAGCGCCTGGTCACCGACTATATCGACCTGCTGGGCAGTCGCGACTACACCCAGCTCATGCGGCGCATGAAGCTCAAGGAAGACGAACTGCGCCAGGTCATCGAACTGGTCCAGAGCCTCAACCCGCGCCCCGGCTCGCAGATCGAATCCACCGAAGCCGAATATGTCGTGCCCGATGTGATCGTGCGCAAGGACAACGAACGCTGGCTGGTGGAGCTGAATCAGGAATCCGTGCCACGCCTGCGGGTCAACCCGCAATATGCCGGTTTTGTGCGCCGGGCCGACACCAGCGCTGACAACACCTTCATGCGCAATCAGTTGCAGGAGGCCCGCTGGTTCATCAAGAGCCTGCAGAGCCGCAACGAAACCCTGATGAAGGTTGCCACCCAGATCGTCGAACATCAGCGCGGTTTTCTCGAGTATGGCGACGAAGCCATGAAGCCGCTCGTCCTGCACGACATCGCCGAAGCGGTGGGCATGCACGAGTCTACGATTTCCCGCGTGACCACCCAGAAGTTCATGCATACCCCAAGGGGTATTTACGAGCTGAAATACTTCTTTTCCAGCCACGTCAGCACCTCCGAAGGTGGGGAATGCTCTTCGACGGCCATCCGCGCAATCATCAAGAAACTGGTTGCAGCGGAAAATCAGAAAAAGCCGTTGAGTGATAGCAAGATCGCTGGTTTACTGGAGGCACAAGGCATTCAAGTAGCCCGTCGCACAGTAGCCAAGTACCGCGAGTCGCTCGGAATTGCACCTTCGAGTGAACGCAAGCGACTGATGTGA
- the hpf gene encoding ribosome hibernation-promoting factor, HPF/YfiA family, translated as MQVNISGHQLEVTKPLREYVELKLKKLEGHFDKITNVQVTLAVEKLKQKIEATLHIHGGEVVANAEHDDMYAAIDLLTDKLDRQLLKHKEKQQNILKGATAR; from the coding sequence ATGCAAGTCAATATCAGTGGACACCAACTGGAAGTGACCAAGCCCCTTCGCGAATACGTTGAGCTCAAGCTCAAGAAGCTCGAAGGGCATTTTGACAAGATTACTAACGTGCAGGTCACCCTGGCGGTCGAGAAGCTCAAGCAGAAGATCGAAGCCACACTGCACATCCATGGTGGAGAGGTCGTAGCCAACGCCGAACATGACGACATGTACGCGGCCATCGACCTTCTCACTGATAAGCTCGACAGACAATTGCTCAAGCATAAGGAGAAGCAGCAGAACATCCTTAAAGGTGCGACAGCTCGCTGA
- the ptsN gene encoding PTS IIA-like nitrogen regulatory protein PtsN: MIRLENILTPGRSCVNVSGGSKKRVLEQIANLIGREVPSMDQQSVFESLVAREKLGSTGFGNGIAIPHCRLAGCETPVSAVMRLESPIDFDAIDGAPVDLLFVLLVPEAATDEHLELLRQIASMLDRTEVRDRLRSAESGETLYQVVLDVQNGH; this comes from the coding sequence ATGATCCGACTTGAAAACATCCTGACCCCCGGCCGTTCATGCGTGAACGTGTCGGGCGGCAGTAAAAAACGTGTACTCGAACAAATTGCCAACCTGATCGGTCGAGAAGTACCGAGCATGGACCAGCAAAGTGTGTTTGAAAGCCTTGTTGCCCGCGAAAAACTGGGATCTACCGGTTTTGGCAACGGCATTGCCATCCCCCATTGCCGCCTTGCAGGCTGTGAAACACCTGTGAGCGCAGTCATGCGCCTGGAATCGCCTATCGATTTCGACGCCATCGATGGTGCCCCGGTCGACCTGCTATTTGTCCTGCTCGTCCCGGAAGCGGCCACCGATGAACACCTGGAGCTGCTGCGCCAGATAGCCAGCATGCTTGACCGCACTGAAGTGCGTGACCGCCTACGCAGTGCCGAAAGCGGTGAAACGCTTTATCAAGTGGTACTGGACGTACAGAACGGACATTGA
- the rapZ gene encoding RNase adapter RapZ, protein MRLIVVSGRSGSGKSTALNVLEDNGFYCVDNVPAGLLPELAERALMNSELAEPLLAVSIDARNLPSHLTRFPQILAELRALNIQCDVLYLDADEATLLKRFSETRRRHPLSTANRSLAEAIHDETTLLGPIIDLADLKINTTHLNLYQLRDTLKLRLLNRPEAGTAFLIESFGFKRGMPVDADVVFDVRCLPNPYWKPELRDHSGLDAPVVEYLAAQPDVEEMFQDIFSYLNKWLPRFAASNRSYVTIAIGCTGGHHRSVYLTERLGQVLQQSLKNVQVRHRDLS, encoded by the coding sequence ATGCGCCTGATCGTCGTGAGTGGTCGTTCGGGTTCTGGCAAGAGCACAGCGCTGAATGTGCTGGAAGACAACGGTTTCTATTGCGTAGACAACGTTCCTGCCGGCCTCCTTCCGGAACTGGCAGAGCGTGCGCTGATGAACAGCGAGCTGGCAGAGCCTCTGCTGGCAGTGTCCATCGATGCACGCAATCTCCCGAGCCACCTGACGCGTTTCCCGCAGATCCTCGCCGAACTTCGTGCACTCAATATCCAGTGCGACGTGCTCTACCTGGACGCCGACGAAGCGACGCTGCTCAAACGCTTCTCCGAAACCCGTCGTCGTCATCCGCTGAGCACGGCGAATCGTTCGCTGGCAGAAGCCATACACGACGAAACGACTCTGCTGGGGCCAATCATCGATCTGGCAGATCTCAAGATCAACACCACGCACCTGAACCTCTATCAACTACGCGACACCCTCAAGCTTCGCCTGCTGAACAGGCCTGAAGCCGGTACCGCCTTCCTGATCGAGTCGTTCGGTTTCAAGCGCGGCATGCCTGTGGACGCCGACGTCGTATTCGATGTGCGCTGCCTGCCCAATCCGTACTGGAAGCCTGAACTGCGCGATCATTCGGGCCTCGATGCTCCCGTTGTCGAATACCTGGCAGCCCAGCCTGATGTCGAAGAGATGTTCCAGGACATTTTTTCCTACCTCAACAAATGGCTGCCTCGCTTTGCTGCCAGCAACCGCTCGTACGTCACCATTGCCATTGGCTGCACAGGCGGGCATCACCGCTCCGTCTACCTGACAGAGCGCCTGGGTCAGGTCCTGCAACAATCACTCAAGAACGTTCAGGTCCGCCACCGCGACCTCAGCTGA
- a CDS encoding HPr family phosphocarrier protein has translation MPARQITIINKLGLHARAAAKFVGVAGKFPCQIRVGRSPESMVDGKSIMAVMMLAAGKGTDIHLLTEGEGEQDALDGLVELINNKFDEGE, from the coding sequence ATGCCCGCTCGTCAAATCACCATTATCAACAAACTGGGCCTGCACGCCCGCGCAGCCGCCAAGTTCGTTGGCGTCGCAGGCAAGTTTCCTTGCCAGATCAGGGTTGGCCGCTCACCGGAGAGCATGGTCGACGGCAAAAGCATCATGGCCGTAATGATGCTGGCTGCCGGCAAAGGCACGGATATTCACCTGCTGACCGAAGGCGAAGGCGAGCAGGATGCCCTGGACGGACTGGTCGAACTGATCAATAACAAGTTCGATGAAGGCGAGTAA